A region from the Flavobacterium enshiense genome encodes:
- a CDS encoding PH domain-containing protein, whose product MGLFNAIMGNASEVSTEKISQEFQPILINGEHIEKAFKIVRDMFVFTNKRLILVDKQGLTGSKVDYQSIPYSSIKKFSKESAGLLDLDAELKIWVTGETLPIKKQFGKDNNINEVYQILSQHILK is encoded by the coding sequence ATGGGATTATTTAACGCCATCATGGGCAACGCTTCGGAAGTAAGTACTGAGAAAATTTCACAAGAATTTCAACCAATCCTTATTAACGGAGAACACATTGAAAAAGCATTCAAAATTGTTCGCGACATGTTCGTATTTACCAACAAACGCCTGATTTTGGTTGACAAGCAAGGGTTAACAGGTTCAAAAGTGGATTATCAGTCGATCCCGTATTCAAGCATTAAGAAATTCTCAAAAGAAAGCGCCGGTTTATTGGATTTGGACGCAGAGTTGAAAATCTGGGTAACAGGAGAAACACTCCCAATCAAAAAACAATTTGGCAAAGACAATAATATCAACGAGGTTTATCAGATTTTAAGTCAGCATATCCTTAAATAA
- a CDS encoding protein-disulfide reductase DsbD family protein, producing the protein MRKLSALLVLFFVFLSAQAQILNPVSWKTSVEKKSDTEVVLVFDAVIEHEWHMFSQFTPEGGSSPSVFNFKNAKGNYELVGKTKESPYKKVYSDIFEVDEYMFENKAQFRQTIKVTNPNLKSVSVTVEYQVCKEACIQQDKTFDIKLPALSVKPSEVVAATAVVDTASAVTEVKTDSVPTSESKETATTSIVETEQPTKKKAEEKGVFMIFILAFFSGFAALLTPCVFPMIPMTVSFFTKQSKTKAQGVKNAIIYGISIIFIYVLLGSLVTAIFGADALNALSTNVWFNLIFFVLLVVFAASFLGAFEIMLPNSWANKVDRQADRGGIIGILFMALALAIVSFSCTGPIVGTLLVEAASKGGFAPIIGMLGFSMALALPFMLFAMFPGWLNSLPKSGGWLNTVKVFLGFLELALAFKFLSNADLVLQMHLLEREIFLAIWIVIFGTLAFYLFGKITLPHDSPLSHISVGRLFLGLLVLSFTIYLIPGLWGAPLKLISGFPPPMTYSESPYGLSGSKGNGNATAQILPAGAHLGAHDIVAFEDYEKGMAYAKSVNKPVLLDFTGFACVNCRKMEDFVWSKPEVLSILKDKVVLISLYVDDKRELPKNEQYTSKETGKEIVTVGNKWSDFQITKYKANAQPYYIVLDTEANSLSEPVGYTPDVNEYKKWLEDGIAKFKK; encoded by the coding sequence ATGAGGAAGTTAAGCGCCCTGCTGGTATTATTTTTTGTTTTTTTAAGTGCTCAGGCACAAATTCTTAACCCGGTTTCGTGGAAAACTTCGGTGGAAAAGAAATCGGATACCGAAGTGGTCCTGGTTTTTGATGCTGTTATCGAACACGAATGGCACATGTTTTCCCAGTTTACACCGGAAGGTGGTTCTTCACCATCTGTTTTCAATTTCAAAAATGCGAAAGGTAACTATGAATTAGTTGGAAAAACTAAGGAAAGTCCGTACAAAAAAGTCTACAGCGATATTTTCGAAGTAGACGAATACATGTTTGAAAACAAGGCGCAATTCCGTCAGACGATAAAAGTTACTAATCCTAATTTGAAATCGGTTTCAGTTACTGTGGAATATCAGGTTTGTAAAGAAGCGTGTATTCAACAGGACAAGACTTTCGATATTAAATTGCCGGCTTTATCAGTAAAACCATCAGAGGTCGTTGCTGCAACCGCGGTTGTAGATACTGCTTCAGCTGTTACCGAAGTAAAAACGGATTCAGTTCCTACATCAGAAAGTAAAGAAACTGCAACAACATCGATAGTGGAAACAGAGCAACCAACTAAGAAAAAAGCGGAAGAGAAAGGTGTTTTCATGATTTTCATCCTTGCATTCTTTTCCGGATTTGCAGCATTACTTACTCCGTGCGTTTTCCCGATGATTCCAATGACAGTGAGCTTCTTTACCAAGCAGAGTAAAACGAAAGCACAGGGAGTTAAAAACGCCATTATTTATGGAATTTCAATCATTTTTATTTACGTTTTATTAGGTTCATTGGTTACCGCGATTTTTGGTGCCGATGCCTTGAACGCTTTATCTACAAACGTTTGGTTTAATCTTATATTCTTTGTTTTATTGGTGGTTTTTGCTGCGTCATTTTTGGGTGCTTTCGAAATCATGCTTCCAAATTCATGGGCAAATAAAGTAGACCGTCAGGCGGATAGAGGAGGAATTATCGGAATCTTGTTTATGGCATTGGCCTTGGCAATAGTTTCGTTCTCATGTACAGGACCAATCGTTGGAACATTATTGGTTGAAGCCGCTTCTAAAGGAGGATTTGCTCCAATCATTGGTATGTTGGGATTCTCAATGGCTTTAGCTTTACCTTTCATGTTATTTGCCATGTTCCCGGGTTGGTTGAATTCTTTGCCAAAATCGGGAGGTTGGTTAAATACAGTAAAAGTATTTTTAGGGTTTTTGGAATTGGCTTTAGCATTCAAATTCCTTTCCAATGCTGATTTAGTTCTTCAGATGCATTTATTGGAAAGAGAAATTTTCTTGGCAATATGGATCGTTATTTTCGGAACCTTAGCGTTTTATTTGTTCGGGAAGATTACCTTGCCGCATGATAGTCCGCTTTCCCATATTTCTGTAGGAAGATTGTTTTTGGGATTATTGGTTTTATCCTTCACGATTTATTTGATTCCGGGACTTTGGGGTGCTCCATTGAAATTGATTTCAGGTTTCCCGCCACCAATGACTTACAGTGAAAGTCCTTATGGTTTAAGCGGTTCAAAAGGGAATGGAAATGCAACTGCACAGATTTTACCTGCTGGAGCACATTTAGGGGCTCACGACATCGTGGCTTTTGAAGATTATGAAAAAGGTATGGCTTACGCCAAATCAGTTAACAAACCGGTTCTTTTGGACTTTACAGGATTTGCCTGTGTGAACTGTCGTAAAATGGAAGATTTCGTATGGTCAAAACCGGAAGTTCTTTCCATTTTGAAAGATAAAGTAGTTCTGATTTCATTGTATGTTGACGATAAACGCGAATTGCCTAAAAACGAACAATATACGTCCAAAGAAACAGGAAAAGAGATTGTAACCGTGGGAAACAAATGGAGCGATTTTCAGATTACGAAATATAAAGCCAATGCCCAACCGTATTATATAGTTTTAGATACTGAAGCGAATAGTTTATCAGAACCTGTTGGATATACTCCGGATGTGAATGAGTACAAAAAATGGTTAGAAGACGGGATTGCAAAATTCAAAAAATAA
- a CDS encoding carbon-nitrogen hydrolase family protein translates to MNDIVEIRELKLEDYKQLIETMEAAYTNWAGGMWTYANIDTLIQKFPEGQLVVCFNNKIVGCALSIIVNYDNFGDRHTYKDITGDYTFSTHDKDGDVLYGIEIFIHPDYRGRRLGRRLYDVRKELCEKMNLKAVVFGGRIPNYYKHVTEMKPREYITKVKNKEIYDPVLTFQLSNDFHVKKVLTNYMPGDSQSREYATLLQWDNVYYEDIEAIESKRLTRSVRLGLIQWEMRYYTTLEQLFKQAEYFIDSVSGYKADFAMFPEFFNAPMMALLDSKNEADAMRQLSEYTIQIRDQFSEWAIKYNVNIITGSMPFVEDGRLQNVGFLCHRSGKIDYYEKIHITPDEEKYWGLKGGDTIQSYNTDAGKIGILICYDIEFPELARLLSEDRIQILFVPYLTDTHNAYMRVRHCAAARAIENECFVAITGSVGNLPQVEAMDLHYSQAVVFTPCDFAFPFNGIKSEATANTEMILISDVDLSLLENLHFHGSVKNLLDKRTDLYSTKFNMKSQTPPSE, encoded by the coding sequence ATGAATGATATTGTTGAAATACGGGAGCTGAAACTAGAAGACTACAAACAACTCATTGAAACCATGGAGGCCGCCTATACAAATTGGGCCGGCGGTATGTGGACATACGCGAATATCGATACCCTTATCCAAAAATTCCCCGAAGGACAGCTGGTAGTTTGTTTCAACAATAAAATTGTAGGATGTGCCTTATCCATCATCGTGAATTATGACAACTTTGGAGATCGTCATACCTATAAGGATATTACCGGAGATTATACCTTTTCTACTCATGACAAAGACGGGGATGTACTCTATGGTATTGAAATATTCATACATCCCGATTACAGAGGCAGACGTTTGGGAAGAAGACTGTATGACGTCCGTAAGGAATTATGCGAAAAGATGAATCTGAAAGCTGTGGTTTTTGGAGGCAGAATCCCAAACTATTATAAGCATGTGACAGAAATGAAGCCCCGGGAATACATAACTAAAGTAAAGAACAAAGAAATTTACGACCCGGTTCTCACGTTTCAGTTAAGCAATGATTTCCACGTAAAAAAAGTGCTTACCAATTATATGCCTGGAGATTCTCAAAGCCGGGAATATGCAACCCTTTTGCAATGGGACAATGTATATTATGAAGACATAGAGGCAATCGAATCCAAAAGATTGACCCGCAGTGTGCGTTTAGGTTTGATTCAGTGGGAGATGCGATATTATACTACCTTAGAACAATTGTTCAAGCAGGCGGAATATTTTATCGACTCTGTTTCGGGATATAAAGCTGATTTTGCTATGTTTCCGGAGTTTTTTAACGCTCCAATGATGGCTTTACTGGACAGTAAGAACGAAGCGGATGCCATGCGTCAGCTTTCGGAATATACTATACAAATCCGAGATCAGTTCAGCGAATGGGCCATTAAATATAATGTGAATATCATTACCGGAAGTATGCCGTTTGTGGAAGATGGCCGACTTCAAAATGTTGGCTTTTTATGTCATCGCAGTGGTAAAATAGATTACTACGAAAAGATTCACATCACACCCGACGAAGAAAAATACTGGGGATTGAAAGGAGGAGATACTATTCAATCCTATAATACTGATGCCGGTAAAATAGGCATATTAATCTGTTATGATATCGAATTTCCTGAATTGGCGCGTTTGTTATCTGAAGACAGAATCCAGATTTTGTTTGTTCCTTATCTGACCGATACGCATAATGCATACATGAGAGTCCGCCATTGTGCCGCAGCCCGTGCCATAGAAAACGAATGTTTTGTTGCCATTACGGGAAGTGTTGGAAACCTACCCCAAGTGGAAGCGATGGACTTGCACTATTCACAGGCTGTTGTCTTTACCCCTTGTGATTTCGCCTTTCCTTTTAACGGAATTAAGAGTGAAGCTACAGCCAATACAGAAATGATACTAATATCGGATGTCGATTTGAGTCTGCTGGAAAATTTGCATTTTCATGGCAGTGTGAAAAACCTGTTGGATAAAAGAACCGATTTGTATTCCACAAAATTCAATATGAAATCACAAACACCCCCAAGCGAATAA
- a CDS encoding DUF4136 domain-containing protein, producing MKQKILTLALMASFLIFSGCYPDGAENTEDFDIVYSDYDESYNFQNASTYSMPDEIVILGDSDEPEFIPDIYADEIIANIERNLSNLGWTRVANDANPDAQLLLGSWTTTTISYWGGGYWCYWDPYYCGGGWYYPYPVVTSYTTGTLVMNMIVDPTTGGKKGVWTGALNGLFEGSFDGSRITKGINQAFAQSPYLKIN from the coding sequence ATGAAACAAAAAATTTTAACTCTCGCTTTAATGGCATCTTTTCTAATATTCTCAGGATGCTACCCCGACGGAGCGGAAAATACGGAAGATTTTGATATTGTTTATTCGGATTATGATGAAAGTTATAATTTTCAGAATGCTTCTACTTATTCAATGCCTGATGAGATTGTAATTTTGGGAGACAGTGATGAACCAGAGTTCATTCCTGATATCTATGCTGATGAAATTATAGCTAATATTGAGCGTAATCTTTCAAATTTGGGATGGACCAGGGTAGCCAACGATGCTAATCCCGATGCACAGCTTTTACTGGGATCGTGGACCACTACAACTATTTCCTATTGGGGTGGTGGATATTGGTGTTATTGGGATCCATACTATTGTGGAGGAGGCTGGTACTACCCATATCCTGTAGTGACCAGTTATACCACGGGAACCTTAGTAATGAATATGATTGTTGATCCGACGACTGGAGGTAAAAAAGGGGTATGGACAGGTGCCCTCAATGGATTGTTTGAAGGTTCCTTTGATGGATCTAGAATTACTAAAGGGATTAACCAGGCTTTTGCACAATCTCCTTATTTAAAAATCAATTAA
- the ypfJ gene encoding KPN_02809 family neutral zinc metallopeptidase, which yields MKWQGNRKSDNVEDRRGMSTGGKTLVGGGIVGIIILLVNLFGGENAQQLTPILEQMQQGQPQQTEQRALTSEEVEIGDFVKTNFAFMEDTWTNIFQENNLTYEKPKMVLFTDQVQTACGGATSASGPFYCPGDRKVYMDMAFFEELRTRFGAKGGDFAIAYVMAHEVGHHVQTLLGTSAKVRQLQSSKSEAEANKLSVCLELQADFYAGVWAYYNKQFLEEGDIEEALSAANAVGDDAIQSKMQGHVNQESFTHGSSEQRMKWFMKGYKTGDIKQGDTFAEELK from the coding sequence ATGAAATGGCAAGGCAACAGAAAAAGTGACAATGTTGAAGACCGCAGAGGAATGTCTACCGGCGGTAAAACCCTGGTTGGTGGTGGAATTGTCGGTATCATAATTTTACTTGTAAATCTTTTTGGTGGAGAAAACGCCCAACAGCTGACCCCTATTTTAGAGCAAATGCAACAAGGCCAACCCCAACAGACGGAACAAAGGGCTCTTACCTCGGAGGAAGTTGAAATTGGTGATTTCGTAAAAACCAATTTTGCCTTTATGGAAGACACCTGGACTAATATATTTCAGGAAAACAATTTGACCTACGAAAAGCCGAAAATGGTTTTATTTACTGATCAGGTTCAGACTGCTTGCGGCGGCGCAACTTCGGCTTCCGGACCGTTCTATTGTCCCGGAGACAGAAAAGTATACATGGATATGGCTTTTTTTGAAGAACTCAGAACACGATTTGGTGCCAAAGGCGGAGATTTTGCGATAGCTTATGTTATGGCTCATGAGGTTGGTCACCATGTCCAAACCCTTTTGGGAACGTCTGCGAAAGTAAGACAGCTACAAAGCAGCAAAAGTGAAGCCGAAGCTAACAAATTATCGGTTTGCTTAGAGCTTCAGGCTGATTTTTATGCCGGAGTATGGGCTTATTACAATAAACAGTTTTTAGAAGAGGGCGATATCGAAGAAGCCTTAAGCGCAGCCAACGCTGTTGGTGACGATGCCATTCAATCCAAAATGCAGGGACATGTCAATCAGGAATCATTTACGCATGGTAGTTCGGAACAACGAATGAAATGGTTTATGAAAGGATATAAAACCGGTGATATTAAACAAGGTGATACTTTTGCAGAGGAACTGAAATAA
- a CDS encoding outer membrane beta-barrel protein: protein MKKIFFTLLVFGCLSTSVTYSQSKKHVYILEYSVGLGTDFIDNASFRGIGFEYRNMIKPNIGVGVGFGYNFFYEERDYETYTDGSQSFSGKQFRYLHNIPMIVAGDYYFKPNEKINPFVGFGIGGNYIFKRTEMGVFLIDDEAFQFAMRPEVGAIFQAGPNANISFTAKYLIGTDADDIDAVNYFALNLGFVF from the coding sequence ATGAAAAAGATATTTTTTACACTTTTGGTTTTTGGATGTTTATCAACTTCCGTAACATATAGTCAGAGTAAGAAACATGTTTATATCCTGGAATATTCAGTGGGATTGGGTACCGATTTTATTGATAATGCCAGTTTCAGAGGAATTGGATTTGAATATCGAAATATGATAAAACCCAACATTGGCGTAGGGGTTGGTTTCGGATACAACTTCTTCTATGAAGAAAGAGATTATGAAACTTACACCGATGGGAGTCAATCATTTTCAGGAAAGCAATTCCGTTACCTGCACAATATCCCAATGATAGTAGCGGGTGATTATTATTTTAAACCGAATGAAAAAATCAACCCTTTCGTTGGATTTGGGATTGGAGGTAATTATATCTTTAAAAGGACTGAAATGGGAGTTTTTCTAATCGATGATGAAGCCTTCCAGTTCGCAATGAGACCTGAAGTAGGAGCGATCTTTCAAGCCGGACCAAATGCCAATATCTCATTTACTGCTAAATACCTTATAGGTACGGATGCTGATGATATTGATGCGGTAAACTACTTTGCATTGAATTTAGGATTTGTATTTTAA
- a CDS encoding DUF5723 family protein encodes MRKTLLFAFSLFSITAFSQEHFSGINISRRNGLLNAYINPSELNNMVTKYDVNVFNMSTNISNNKIKISDIIGGENIEDKIFTGTEPVSMRVDALVLGPSFGMKVKKWAFAVTSAANIKANAIDVDVTLGNALNSSFLGTAQINSDYNQRMNGATWGEINLSAARTLYENDAHKFNAGATFKLLFPGSYSNFGLNNLHGTVTVDPATGDVYLYNATATMNFSYAGALAESYESRSNYNEVFAGGLNGFGADFGINYQLKEKASVAADGTTQKTSGYKLNAGLSFRNMGSMTFKSENNQSANYTLNIPTSNPLNLEEFNDAESVGDIEQILKDNGYLTQQNSSTDFKVTLPAVINLYADYKIHNKWSVSAYTQQKLSDDTQNDFTTIQNIITLTPRFSSENYEIYMPFSDNEVSGFTAGFGFRAGGFFLGSGSVVTALLNNSKQADLYLGFRIGF; translated from the coding sequence ATGAGAAAAACTTTACTATTTGCCTTTTCACTATTTTCTATTACTGCTTTTTCACAAGAACACTTTTCAGGAATCAATATTTCCAGAAGAAACGGATTGCTTAATGCCTACATTAATCCGTCCGAATTAAATAATATGGTCACCAAATATGACGTGAATGTTTTCAACATGAGCACTAATATTTCCAATAACAAAATCAAAATTTCTGACATTATTGGAGGCGAAAACATTGAAGACAAAATTTTTACAGGAACAGAACCTGTCAGTATGCGCGTAGACGCTTTAGTTTTGGGGCCATCATTTGGTATGAAAGTAAAAAAATGGGCTTTTGCCGTTACTTCTGCAGCAAACATTAAAGCAAATGCCATTGATGTTGATGTTACTTTAGGAAACGCACTTAACAGTTCATTTTTGGGAACAGCACAAATAAACTCTGATTATAATCAGAGAATGAATGGCGCTACATGGGGAGAGATCAATCTTTCCGCGGCCCGAACGCTGTATGAAAATGACGCACACAAGTTCAATGCCGGCGCTACTTTTAAATTACTTTTCCCTGGCTCGTACTCAAATTTCGGATTAAACAACCTACATGGGACTGTTACTGTTGATCCAGCCACAGGAGATGTTTATTTGTATAATGCAACTGCTACAATGAATTTTTCATATGCCGGAGCATTAGCTGAAAGCTATGAAAGCCGCTCTAATTATAATGAAGTTTTCGCAGGCGGATTAAATGGCTTCGGGGCCGATTTTGGTATTAACTATCAATTAAAAGAAAAAGCATCCGTTGCTGCAGATGGTACAACCCAAAAAACAAGCGGATATAAATTGAATGCCGGCCTTTCATTCAGAAATATGGGTAGCATGACCTTTAAATCAGAGAATAATCAATCAGCCAATTATACGCTTAACATTCCAACAAGCAACCCGCTTAATCTGGAAGAATTTAATGATGCAGAAAGTGTTGGGGATATCGAACAGATTTTAAAAGATAATGGTTATCTGACGCAACAAAATTCAAGTACCGATTTTAAAGTAACACTTCCTGCTGTAATTAATTTGTATGCAGATTATAAAATTCACAACAAATGGTCGGTTTCAGCATACACACAACAGAAATTATCTGACGACACTCAAAATGATTTTACGACAATCCAAAACATTATAACATTAACTCCTCGATTTTCAAGTGAAAACTATGAAATCTACATGCCTTTTTCCGACAATGAGGTTTCCGGATTTACGGCAGGTTTCGGGTTCCGTGCAGGAGGCTTTTTCTTAGGTTCCGGGTCGGTTGTAACAGCATTGCTAAATAATTCTAAACAAGCCGATTTATACTTAGGATTCCGAATCGGATTTTAA
- a CDS encoding RluA family pseudouridine synthase, with protein sequence MKILSTKDNLQILHEDNHIIIVNKRVGDIVQGDKTGDKPLSDIVKEYIKEKYNKPGEVFLGVVHRLDRPTTGIVVFARTSKALARLNEMFSKRETQKTYWAVVKNQPPKTEDVLVHFLKRNPKNNTSKAHIKEVPDSKKASLDYKIIKKLDNYYALEINLHTGRHHQIRSQLSAIGCPIKGDLKYGSDRSNPDGGIHLHARKLVFTHPVSKEILEIIASVPNDVVWRSI encoded by the coding sequence ATGAAAATTCTTTCCACAAAAGACAATCTTCAAATCCTTCACGAAGACAATCACATCATTATTGTCAATAAACGTGTTGGAGATATTGTACAAGGTGATAAAACCGGCGACAAACCATTGTCGGATATTGTCAAAGAATATATCAAGGAAAAATATAATAAACCCGGAGAGGTTTTTTTAGGCGTTGTCCACCGATTGGACCGACCGACAACCGGAATCGTTGTTTTTGCCAGAACTTCGAAAGCTTTGGCGCGACTGAATGAGATGTTCAGCAAAAGGGAAACCCAAAAAACCTATTGGGCCGTAGTCAAAAACCAACCTCCAAAAACAGAAGATGTTCTTGTTCATTTTCTGAAACGAAACCCTAAAAACAATACCTCAAAGGCACATATAAAAGAAGTTCCGGATAGCAAAAAAGCCAGTTTGGATTATAAAATCATTAAAAAACTGGATAATTATTATGCTTTAGAAATCAATCTGCATACCGGAAGACACCATCAGATCCGCAGTCAGCTTTCTGCCATTGGCTGCCCTATAAAAGGCGATTTGAAATATGGTTCAGACCGAAGCAACCCTGATGGCGGTATACATCTTCATGCCAGAAAATTAGTTTTCACTCATCCCGTAAGCAAGGAAATTTTAGAAATTATTGCCTCTGTCCCAAATGATGTGGTTTGGAGAAGTATCTAA
- a CDS encoding YifB family Mg chelatase-like AAA ATPase has protein sequence MLVKVFGSAVFGVDATTITVEVNIDKGVGYHLVGLPDNAIKESSYRIAAALKNNGYQLPVKKITINMAPADLRKEGSAYDLPIAIGILAATGQIKSEEVGKYIIMGELSLDGGMQPIKGALSIAIKAKEEGYKGFFLPKENVKEAAIVAGLDVYGVENVLEVIDFFEGKGTLEPTVINTREEFYKTLDYPEFDFAEVRGQESIKRCMEIAAAGGHNLILIGPPGAGKTMLAKRLPSILPPMTLKEALETTKIHSVAGKVKDTGLMNQRPFRSPHHNASSAALVGGGSYPQPGEISLAHNGVLFLDELPEFKREVLEVMRQPLEDREVTISRAKFTITYPSSFMLVASMNPSPGGYFNDPDAPISSSPAEMQRYLGKISGPLLDRIDIHIEVTPVPFEKLSDTRNGESSAEIRKRVTKAREIQSKRFELFENIHYNAQMGTKQIREHCVLDETSLQLLKTAMERLNLSARAYDRILKVSRTIADLDGSEKVESNHISEAIQYRSLDREGWLG, from the coding sequence ATGTTAGTTAAAGTATTTGGAAGCGCCGTATTCGGTGTAGACGCCACGACCATCACCGTAGAGGTAAACATTGATAAAGGAGTAGGGTACCACTTGGTAGGATTACCTGATAACGCCATAAAAGAGAGCAGTTACCGCATTGCTGCAGCCTTAAAAAACAACGGTTATCAACTTCCTGTTAAAAAGATCACCATCAATATGGCTCCCGCCGATTTAAGAAAAGAGGGTTCTGCCTATGATCTGCCTATTGCTATCGGTATTTTGGCTGCTACAGGTCAGATAAAATCAGAAGAAGTTGGAAAGTATATTATCATGGGAGAACTTTCCTTAGATGGGGGAATGCAGCCGATTAAAGGAGCTTTATCAATCGCTATAAAGGCAAAAGAAGAAGGGTATAAAGGTTTTTTTCTTCCGAAAGAAAACGTCAAAGAAGCTGCAATCGTTGCCGGATTGGATGTGTATGGAGTTGAAAATGTGTTGGAAGTGATAGATTTTTTCGAAGGAAAAGGAACTTTGGAACCAACGGTGATTAACACTCGCGAAGAATTTTACAAAACCTTAGATTATCCCGAGTTTGATTTCGCCGAAGTAAGAGGACAGGAGTCTATCAAACGCTGCATGGAAATTGCAGCTGCTGGAGGACATAACCTTATTCTTATTGGACCACCAGGTGCAGGGAAGACCATGTTGGCTAAGCGCTTGCCGAGTATTTTACCGCCAATGACACTTAAGGAAGCACTGGAAACCACTAAAATTCACAGTGTTGCCGGGAAGGTGAAAGACACCGGGTTAATGAATCAGCGACCGTTCCGGAGTCCGCATCATAATGCATCAAGTGCCGCTTTGGTTGGTGGGGGAAGTTATCCGCAACCTGGCGAAATATCATTGGCACATAATGGCGTTTTGTTTTTGGACGAACTGCCCGAGTTTAAGCGTGAAGTTTTAGAGGTGATGCGTCAGCCTTTAGAAGATAGGGAAGTCACTATATCGAGGGCTAAATTTACCATAACATATCCATCTTCGTTTATGTTGGTGGCCAGTATGAATCCGAGTCCGGGAGGATATTTCAACGATCCTGATGCGCCTATAAGTTCTTCTCCTGCTGAAATGCAACGATACTTGGGTAAGATATCCGGACCATTATTGGACCGAATAGATATTCATATCGAAGTAACTCCGGTTCCTTTTGAAAAATTGTCTGATACACGAAATGGGGAGAGCAGTGCGGAAATCAGAAAGAGAGTGACAAAAGCACGGGAAATTCAATCCAAACGGTTTGAACTTTTTGAAAATATACATTACAATGCGCAGATGGGAACGAAACAAATCCGGGAACATTGTGTTTTGGATGAGACTTCTCTTCAATTGCTGAAAACCGCCATGGAAAGGTTAAATCTTTCTGCACGAGCCTATGACAGAATATTAAAAGTATCCCGAACCATTGCTGATTTGGATGGTTCTGAAAAAGTGGAATCCAATCATATTTCGGAAGCGATACAATACCGAAGTCTTGATAGGGAAGGGTGGCTAGGATAG
- a CDS encoding four helix bundle protein, with the protein MHQFKELGIWKKSRVFCSDIYSITASFPNEEKFGLTNQLRRASVSIPSNIAEGSSRNSNKDFSRFLEIAIGSAYEIETQLIIPSDLGFIDSEKLVLLSNQLNEIIKMISKFRSTLKI; encoded by the coding sequence ATGCATCAATTTAAAGAATTAGGTATTTGGAAAAAAAGCAGGGTATTTTGCTCAGACATTTACTCCATCACTGCCTCTTTTCCGAATGAAGAAAAATTTGGTCTTACCAACCAATTAAGAAGAGCGTCCGTTTCTATTCCTTCCAACATAGCTGAAGGCTCTTCCCGAAATTCAAACAAAGATTTCTCAAGGTTTTTGGAAATTGCCATAGGTTCTGCATATGAAATCGAAACACAACTTATAATTCCTTCCGATTTAGGTTTTATTGATTCAGAAAAATTAGTATTGTTATCTAATCAACTTAATGAAATTATAAAAATGATTTCAAAATTCCGTTCTACACTTAAAATCTAA